A stretch of the Streptomyces sp. NBC_01428 genome encodes the following:
- a CDS encoding GreA/GreB family elongation factor, translating into MATEPAPISETARQALEQELADLRTERATVHATLRGSDADVGDRADEADELQRADDERRLDDRIRDITTRLRQADVAGPPPTGLVGVGSTVTVRFGDGTVETVQIGETAVAQDGTLVTADSPLGRALLGRRPGDTVAFDAPDGEESAEVVSLGDGSGADTDG; encoded by the coding sequence ATGGCCACCGAACCAGCGCCGATCAGCGAGACCGCCCGGCAGGCCCTTGAACAGGAACTCGCCGACCTCCGCACCGAGCGGGCCACCGTCCACGCGACCCTGCGGGGTTCGGACGCCGACGTGGGTGACCGGGCCGACGAGGCGGACGAGTTGCAGCGCGCCGACGACGAGCGGCGGCTGGACGACCGCATCAGGGACATCACCACGCGGCTGCGTCAGGCGGACGTGGCGGGGCCTCCCCCCACCGGTCTGGTCGGGGTCGGCAGCACGGTCACCGTCCGGTTCGGCGACGGCACCGTGGAGACCGTGCAGATCGGCGAGACCGCCGTGGCGCAGGACGGCACGCTGGTCACCGCCGACAGCCCCCTCGGGCGCGCGCTGCTCGGCCGCCGGCCGGGGGACACGGTGGCCTTCGACGCGCCCGACGGGGAGGAGAGCGCGGAGGTGGTCTCCCTCGGCGACGGGTCCGGGGCCGACACCGACGGGTGA